A single genomic interval of Asinibacterium sp. OR53 harbors:
- a CDS encoding DUF4266 domain-containing protein — translation MKKYHNLKLSLCGISLLALALCSSCTTVKEYQKNRLNDAEMVLGNRKIEKTELNFQSYREGASGANAGKSGGGCGCN, via the coding sequence ATGAAAAAATATCATAATCTCAAACTGTCCCTGTGTGGCATAAGCCTGTTGGCACTTGCGCTGTGCTCTTCCTGCACTACGGTAAAGGAATACCAGAAAAACAGGCTCAACGATGCCGAAATGGTGTTGGGCAACCGCAAAATCGAAAAAACAGAACTCAACTTCCAGTCGTACCGGGAGGGGGCTTCCGGCGCAAACGCAGGAAAAAGCGGCGGTGGCTGCGGCTGCAACTAA
- a CDS encoding DUF3570 domain-containing protein — translation MKRIYLTAAALMAMLHSYAQSSLPDTGYTARKLKVEEVNLVSSYYHQDGNNAAVTGGIGSEKLTDISNSIDVKLIRYDRKNRKHSYLLDVGIDHYTSASSDMIDLKANSSASHADTRIYPSLSWTMENEAKGSTIGAGVSSSKEFDYLSFGGNILFAQKTKDRMGEFTAKLQVYLDQVSLIKPIELRDPGSTGREHDNYPTTARNSFVGSLSYSQIINERLQVMVLADVIQQQGYLSLPFHRVYFTDGSVHQEQLPDTRFKLPIGFRGSYFIGDRFILRAYYRYYTDNWGIHANTAELEVPIKISPFFSISPFYRYYQQSAAKYFAGYQIHQAGEDYYTSNYDLSRFTSQFLGAGIHFTPPGGIFGIKHLNTLELRYGHYYRSTKMNSNIISLNLKFK, via the coding sequence ATGAAAAGAATATATCTCACCGCAGCCGCACTTATGGCAATGCTGCATTCCTACGCACAGAGCAGCCTTCCCGACACTGGCTACACTGCCCGTAAACTGAAAGTGGAGGAGGTTAATCTCGTGTCCAGCTACTACCACCAGGACGGAAACAACGCCGCTGTAACCGGAGGCATCGGTTCCGAGAAGCTGACGGACATTTCCAACTCTATTGACGTGAAGCTCATCCGGTATGACAGAAAAAACCGCAAGCACAGCTATCTGCTGGACGTGGGCATTGACCATTATACTTCGGCATCGTCCGACATGATTGACCTGAAAGCGAACAGTTCTGCTTCCCATGCCGACACAAGAATTTATCCTTCGCTTAGCTGGACAATGGAAAACGAAGCCAAAGGCTCGACTATCGGGGCTGGTGTTTCCTCTTCAAAAGAGTTTGATTACCTTTCTTTTGGAGGTAATATTTTGTTTGCTCAAAAGACAAAAGACCGCATGGGCGAATTTACCGCCAAGTTGCAAGTCTATCTCGACCAGGTGAGTTTAATAAAGCCCATAGAACTGCGAGACCCCGGCAGCACTGGTCGTGAACATGATAATTATCCCACAACGGCACGTAATTCATTTGTTGGTTCATTATCCTATTCGCAGATTATCAATGAACGGTTGCAGGTTATGGTTCTTGCAGATGTTATACAGCAGCAGGGTTATTTGAGCCTTCCGTTTCACAGGGTATATTTTACCGATGGCAGCGTACATCAGGAGCAATTGCCTGATACGCGGTTTAAACTGCCCATTGGTTTCAGAGGCAGTTATTTTATCGGCGACCGTTTTATTTTGCGGGCATACTACCGGTATTATACCGATAACTGGGGTATTCATGCCAATACCGCAGAATTGGAAGTCCCGATAAAAATATCGCCGTTTTTTTCCATTAGTCCATTTTACAGGTATTACCAGCAAAGTGCCGCCAAATATTTTGCAGGCTACCAGATCCATCAGGCAGGCGAAGACTATTATACGAGCAATTATGACCTGTCAAGATTTACGAGCCAATTCCTTGGTGCAGGTATTCATTTTACACCGCCGGGCGGCATATTTGGCATCAAGCATTTGAACACGCTTGAACTGCGCTACGGACATTATTACAGGTCAACAAAAATGAACTCTAATATTATTTCACTGAATTTAAAATTCAAATAA
- a CDS encoding heme-binding domain-containing protein gives MNNKKSTTLKKILWILAVVLVLIQFYRPAKNISDKQSANAIQLHYNVPQNVGTLLRTSCYDCHSNNTKYPWYNNIEPVALWLNSHINDGKRHLNFDEFDTYSAEKKIKKLHEIAKTVEKDEMPLSSYTFIHGDALLSTENKKVLINWATALSKAQ, from the coding sequence ATGAATAATAAAAAATCAACAACCTTAAAAAAAATACTATGGATACTTGCCGTGGTTTTAGTGCTTATACAGTTTTACCGTCCAGCTAAGAATATTTCTGACAAGCAGAGTGCAAACGCCATTCAACTTCATTACAACGTACCACAGAATGTGGGTACGTTGTTAAGAACCAGTTGTTATGACTGCCATTCCAATAATACCAAATATCCGTGGTACAATAACATTGAGCCGGTAGCTCTTTGGCTTAACAGCCACATCAATGATGGAAAAAGGCATTTGAATTTTGATGAGTTCGACACTTATTCTGCGGAAAAGAAAATCAAAAAATTACATGAGATAGCAAAGACCGTTGAAAAGGACGAGATGCCTTTGTCTTCCTATACCTTCATCCACGGCGATGCCCTGCTTAGTACAGAAAACAAAAAGGTACTGATAAATTGGGCTACCGCCTTGTCCAAAGCACAATAA
- a CDS encoding efflux RND transporter periplasmic adaptor subunit, giving the protein MKKLIVLINVLVLLASCGNKKNNEQQEQQPVNKEENVVVLTDAQYKNAGIETGDIENKTISSVLKLNGKIDVPPQNMVSVSVPLGGYLKSTRLLPGLHISKGEVLAVMEDPQYIQLQQDYLTAKAQFSFNESEYKRQKDLNESKAASDKIYEQAKATYQTQYVLIKSLEQKLRLIGLNPANITAGNISKSINIYSPISGFVSAVNVNIGKYVNPSDVLFELVNPNDIHLALTVFDKDLNKLAVGQHLLAYTNTHPEKKYPCEVILISKNLSGDNAAQVHCHFVQYDKSLLPGMFMNADVEISGANTAVLPDDAIVRFENKNYAFVQKGNRQFEMTEVQIGNSENGFTEIIDGAKYAGRTFVTKGAYHLLMTLKNTSDE; this is encoded by the coding sequence ATGAAAAAATTAATCGTCCTTATAAATGTGTTGGTGCTGCTTGCCTCTTGCGGCAACAAGAAAAACAATGAACAGCAGGAGCAGCAGCCTGTCAACAAAGAGGAAAATGTGGTTGTCCTTACCGATGCCCAATATAAAAACGCAGGTATAGAAACAGGCGACATCGAAAACAAAACTATTTCATCGGTGCTGAAACTAAACGGAAAAATAGATGTGCCTCCACAAAACATGGTGTCTGTCAGCGTTCCTTTGGGTGGCTATTTAAAGTCCACCAGACTGTTGCCCGGCTTACACATAAGCAAGGGCGAAGTGCTGGCTGTAATGGAAGACCCACAGTATATACAGTTGCAGCAGGACTACCTTACCGCAAAGGCACAATTTTCGTTCAACGAAAGTGAATACAAAAGGCAAAAAGACCTGAACGAAAGCAAAGCTGCCAGCGACAAAATATATGAACAGGCAAAAGCGACTTATCAAACACAATATGTACTGATAAAATCGCTGGAACAGAAGTTAAGGCTGATAGGCTTGAACCCTGCCAATATAACCGCAGGCAATATTTCAAAAAGCATCAACATCTATTCTCCCATCTCCGGTTTTGTATCGGCGGTAAACGTCAACATCGGCAAATATGTCAATCCGAGCGATGTGCTGTTTGAGCTGGTCAATCCGAACGACATTCATCTGGCATTAACAGTTTTTGACAAAGACCTGAACAAGCTGGCAGTAGGACAGCATTTATTGGCTTATACCAATACGCATCCCGAAAAGAAATACCCCTGCGAGGTTATTTTAATCAGCAAGAACCTTTCCGGCGACAATGCCGCACAAGTCCATTGTCATTTTGTACAGTACGACAAAAGTTTGCTGCCCGGAATGTTTATGAACGCCGATGTGGAAATTTCGGGAGCGAATACCGCCGTACTTCCTGATGATGCCATTGTCCGTTTTGAGAACAAGAACTATGCTTTCGTGCAGAAAGGAAACAGGCAGTTTGAAATGACGGAAGTGCAAATTGGAAATTCCGAAAACGGTTTTACGGAAATCATTGACGGGGCAAAATATGCCGGGCGGACGTTCGTTACGAAAGGAGCTTATCATCTTTTAATGACCTTAAAAAATACCAGCGATGAATAA
- a CDS encoding VIT family protein gives MKNKKEKGNEITIDNYWNNHYINRSNWLRAAVLGANDGIISVSSLAIGIAAASTTREPVLLATIASLVAGALSMAAGEYVSVSSQTDIEKADIEREAKELRDMPETERNILAEIYERRGLKKETAMQVAKELMEKDALAAHVRDELGINEISKANPMQAALASGASFTAGGILPLAVTLLAPVVGMEYWLYCFTLVFLILLGIVSAKTGGAGIGKAIVRIAIWGTIAMGLSALVGHLFGVNV, from the coding sequence ATGAAAAACAAAAAGGAAAAGGGAAATGAAATTACGATTGACAACTATTGGAACAACCATTACATCAATCGTAGCAACTGGCTTAGAGCCGCAGTACTGGGAGCCAATGACGGTATTATATCCGTGTCCAGCTTGGCTATCGGCATAGCCGCAGCCAGCACGACAAGAGAACCCGTACTGCTGGCAACCATTGCATCGCTTGTTGCCGGAGCCTTATCAATGGCGGCAGGCGAATACGTGTCTGTAAGTTCACAGACTGACATTGAAAAAGCAGACATAGAAAGGGAAGCAAAAGAACTCCGTGATATGCCGGAAACAGAACGCAACATATTGGCAGAAATCTATGAAAGGCGTGGACTGAAAAAAGAAACCGCCATGCAGGTAGCTAAGGAACTGATGGAAAAAGATGCTTTGGCTGCCCATGTTAGGGATGAGTTGGGGATTAACGAAATCAGCAAGGCAAACCCCATGCAGGCGGCACTGGCTTCAGGGGCATCTTTCACGGCAGGCGGAATATTGCCTTTAGCAGTAACGCTGCTGGCTCCCGTTGTGGGGATGGAATACTGGCTCTACTGTTTTACGCTTGTCTTTCTCATTTTGTTGGGAATAGTATCGGCAAAAACAGGCGGTGCGGGCATCGGTAAAGCCATTGTAAGAATTGCTATCTGGGGAACAATCGCAATGGGCTTGTCTGCATTGGTGGGGCATCTGTTTGGTGTAAATGTTTAA
- a CDS encoding cation-translocating P-type ATPase translates to MSYNIPYHFKGLSDSEVTASRKKNGYNRIDATHKSGWLELLLNILKEPMLILLFAISVIYLIIGNYGEAMFMFVAIVAVSAISFYQDNRSKKALEALEKLNEPLSTVVRNGKVVQIPTQEITVSDLCITEEGKMINADGKIVHSNDFSVNEASLTGESLSVFKSSESDDNRVYSGTVAVSGLAVFEVEKIGRETRLGKIGISLSDIKEAASPLQLQIRKFVKTMAVIGIVIFLLVCAVNYYHTRNLLESLLNGLTLAMSVLPEEIPVAFTTFMALGAWKLMREGIIVKRSSVVETLGSTTVICTDKTGTITENTMHLKHLYDYRSDKIFNEQDFNDTSLSELIDYAMWSSEPVPFDPMEKTLHQIYGQTQKDDLRGSFTLFHEYPLDGKPPMMTHIFQDTEQHRIVAAKGAPEAILQVSTLPENEKSKIRRLITAFGEQGFRVLGVAKSHFEGNTFPERQQNFQFEFLGLVVFYDPPKEGISSVFQRIYDAGIKVKVITGDNADTAKSIAAQAGIVNADNAVEGKEIMAYSGKRLLEAVEEKVLFARMYPDVKLTVVTALKQSGEVVAMVGDGVNDAPALKAANIGVAMGSKGTEIAKAAASLVIINDNLDKLITGIAAGRRIYTNIKKAVQYIISIHIPIILTVSLPLFLGWIFPQIFTPVHVIFLELVMGPTCSIVYENEPMEKNAMLQKPRKMTDTFLNWKELGMSIVQGLIITAGILFTYRYTVQNGGDEQQTRAMVFTTLIFANILLSLTNRSFYYSLFESFKNRNVLFVVINGLTLVLLLAILYYPPLSDFFKVTGLGLKELGIAALAASVSVLWFEVYKLFKRK, encoded by the coding sequence ATGTCCTATAATATTCCCTACCATTTCAAAGGTCTTAGCGACAGTGAAGTAACCGCTTCAAGAAAGAAGAACGGTTACAATCGTATTGATGCCACCCACAAAAGCGGTTGGCTGGAACTGCTTTTGAACATACTGAAAGAACCAATGCTTATCCTGCTATTTGCCATTTCTGTTATTTACTTAATTATTGGCAATTACGGAGAGGCAATGTTCATGTTTGTTGCCATCGTTGCGGTTTCTGCTATTTCGTTCTATCAGGACAACCGGAGCAAAAAAGCGTTGGAAGCACTGGAAAAGCTCAACGAGCCTTTAAGCACAGTTGTCCGAAACGGCAAAGTAGTACAAATCCCCACCCAAGAAATTACGGTAAGCGACCTGTGTATTACGGAAGAAGGAAAAATGATTAATGCAGACGGAAAGATAGTCCACAGCAACGATTTTTCGGTGAACGAGGCATCTCTGACAGGTGAAAGTCTGTCTGTTTTCAAAAGCAGCGAAAGCGATGATAACAGGGTGTACAGCGGAACGGTTGCAGTATCGGGACTGGCGGTTTTTGAAGTGGAAAAAATCGGCAGGGAAACCCGGCTTGGTAAAATAGGCATTTCTTTGTCTGATATAAAAGAGGCTGCATCGCCTTTGCAGCTTCAAATCAGGAAGTTTGTCAAAACAATGGCGGTGATTGGTATTGTCATTTTCCTGTTGGTTTGTGCTGTCAATTATTACCATACCCGGAACCTGCTCGAAAGCCTGCTCAACGGGCTTACTCTGGCAATGTCTGTCTTGCCTGAAGAAATCCCGGTAGCGTTTACCACATTTATGGCATTGGGGGCATGGAAGCTGATGCGTGAGGGTATCATCGTTAAACGGAGCAGCGTGGTTGAAACGCTCGGCAGCACGACTGTTATTTGTACCGACAAAACCGGGACGATTACAGAAAACACGATGCACCTGAAACATCTGTATGATTACCGTTCAGACAAAATTTTTAATGAGCAGGATTTTAACGATACCTCACTTTCGGAGTTGATAGACTATGCCATGTGGAGCAGCGAGCCAGTACCCTTTGACCCGATGGAGAAGACCCTGCACCAAATATATGGACAGACACAAAAGGACGACCTTAGAGGCTCCTTTACCTTGTTCCACGAATATCCTTTGGACGGCAAACCACCTATGATGACGCATATTTTCCAAGATACAGAGCAACACCGGATTGTTGCGGCAAAAGGTGCGCCGGAAGCCATTCTTCAGGTGTCCACACTTCCTGAAAACGAAAAAAGTAAAATTCGCAGGTTGATAACAGCGTTTGGGGAACAGGGGTTTCGTGTTTTGGGTGTAGCAAAATCCCATTTTGAAGGTAATACCTTTCCTGAAAGACAACAGAATTTTCAGTTTGAGTTTTTGGGCTTGGTAGTATTTTATGACCCACCTAAAGAAGGCATTAGCAGTGTGTTTCAGCGTATATACGATGCAGGGATTAAAGTAAAGGTAATTACGGGTGACAATGCCGACACTGCAAAAAGTATTGCGGCACAGGCAGGTATTGTCAATGCCGACAATGCCGTGGAAGGAAAGGAAATTATGGCATATTCGGGGAAGCGGCTATTGGAAGCAGTAGAGGAAAAAGTTCTGTTTGCAAGGATGTACCCCGATGTGAAACTGACAGTGGTAACTGCCTTAAAACAAAGCGGTGAAGTTGTGGCAATGGTGGGCGATGGTGTGAACGATGCACCGGCATTGAAAGCCGCAAATATCGGTGTGGCAATGGGTAGCAAAGGAACGGAGATTGCGAAAGCCGCTGCTTCCTTAGTAATCATCAACGATAATTTGGACAAGCTGATTACGGGAATAGCGGCAGGAAGAAGAATTTACACTAATATCAAAAAAGCCGTTCAGTACATCATTTCCATTCATATTCCCATTATCCTTACAGTGTCTTTACCCTTGTTTTTGGGCTGGATATTTCCACAGATATTCACACCGGTACACGTTATCTTTTTGGAGTTGGTCATGGGACCAACCTGTTCCATTGTGTATGAAAATGAACCAATGGAAAAAAATGCAATGTTACAAAAACCAAGAAAAATGACTGACACATTCCTGAACTGGAAAGAGCTTGGAATGAGTATTGTTCAGGGGTTGATAATAACGGCAGGCATATTGTTCACGTACCGATATACGGTGCAGAACGGTGGTGATGAGCAGCAGACAAGGGCAATGGTTTTTACCACGTTGATTTTCGCAAACATTCTGTTGAGCCTAACCAACCGTTCATTCTATTACAGCCTGTTTGAGAGTTTCAAAAATCGTAATGTCCTTTTTGTGGTCATCAATGGCTTAACCTTAGTACTTCTTTTAGCAATACTGTATTACCCACCGTTGTCTGACTTCTTCAAGGTTACAGGTTTGGGGCTAAAAGAATTGGGCATAGCTGCTCTTGCTGCATCGGTTTCCGTACTGTGGTTTGAGGTTTATAAATTGTTTAAACGAAAATAA
- a CDS encoding RteC domain-containing protein, whose translation MEELEEEIKELTYEQGNVLASSEKAVELILHKTAELKEYVLKTGFKNVQEEIHFFKYQKPAIIAKLIYYNAIYKIEARKPYGAKPIRKYLNKELKKLKRFFDNNLDFYKYYRSNNSFLDENFFVRGKHDIKLWLDTYYFQSDQTFSTSHDYKVAKIIANDLIQVYIEGQLYSKTQDSNSASTEKLNWTGSKVAMIELIYALHYQGVFDNGNSDIRIIAQYFESAFDVELGNFYQTYLELRTRKINRTKFLDELRDGLLKKMDEQDEK comes from the coding sequence ATGGAGGAGTTAGAAGAAGAAATAAAAGAATTGACATACGAGCAAGGCAATGTTTTAGCTTCCTCTGAAAAAGCAGTTGAACTTATTTTACACAAGACTGCTGAATTGAAAGAATATGTATTGAAGACGGGGTTTAAAAATGTGCAGGAAGAAATACACTTTTTCAAATATCAGAAACCAGCCATTATAGCAAAGCTGATTTACTACAATGCTATCTACAAAATTGAGGCACGGAAACCTTACGGAGCAAAGCCGATAAGAAAATACCTTAACAAAGAACTGAAAAAACTCAAAAGGTTCTTTGATAATAATCTTGATTTCTATAAGTATTATCGTAGCAATAATTCTTTTCTTGATGAAAATTTTTTTGTACGTGGCAAGCACGATATAAAACTGTGGCTGGACACCTACTACTTCCAATCAGACCAAACCTTTTCCACTTCCCATGATTATAAGGTTGCTAAGATAATTGCCAACGACTTGATACAGGTTTATATCGAAGGTCAACTGTACAGCAAAACCCAAGACAGTAATTCGGCATCCACAGAAAAATTGAATTGGACAGGTAGTAAAGTTGCAATGATTGAACTAATTTATGCGCTGCATTATCAGGGTGTCTTTGACAATGGGAACAGCGATATAAGAATAATAGCCCAATATTTTGAAAGTGCGTTTGATGTTGAGTTAGGTAATTTTTATCAAACCTATTTGGAATTGAGAACCCGAAAAATAAACCGTACAAAATTTCTCGATGAATTACGGGATGGACTTTTAAAGAAGATGGACGAACAAGATGAGAAATAA
- a CDS encoding FAD:protein FMN transferase — MNRLQEFRRGEKLMGNAFEITVVGEDKLWAEERIDAAIGEIRRIEKLLTTFSEDSETNRVNANAGVQPVQVSRETFGLIERSLRISAITDGAFDITYGSVDKRLWNFDRNMTSLPDAETAKEMVRLINYRNVLLEGNECTVFLKEVGMRIGFGGIGKGYAAEMAKRLLLQQGVANGVVNASGDIGTWGNQADGKPWTIGIADPDHAGQPFSYLNISNMAIATSGNYEKYIIIGDKKYSHTINPKTGLPVTGIKSVTIICPNAEIADAMTTPVTIMGVRAGLDMVNQIDKLACIIIDDNNKIYSSKNIHLK, encoded by the coding sequence ATGAATAGGTTACAGGAATTTCGCAGAGGCGAAAAGCTGATGGGCAATGCTTTTGAAATTACCGTTGTAGGTGAAGATAAATTGTGGGCAGAAGAAAGGATAGATGCTGCCATCGGCGAAATCAGGCGGATAGAAAAACTGCTCACGACTTTCAGCGAAGATAGCGAAACCAACCGTGTCAATGCCAATGCGGGTGTACAGCCCGTACAGGTGAGCCGGGAAACGTTCGGGCTGATTGAGCGTAGCCTGCGCATCAGTGCCATTACGGACGGGGCTTTTGACATTACCTACGGTTCGGTGGACAAACGCCTCTGGAATTTTGACCGGAATATGACCAGCCTGCCAGATGCAGAAACAGCTAAAGAAATGGTTCGGCTTATAAATTACCGCAACGTGCTGCTGGAAGGCAACGAATGTACCGTGTTTTTAAAAGAAGTTGGTATGCGTATCGGCTTTGGCGGTATTGGCAAAGGCTACGCCGCTGAAATGGCTAAACGATTGTTGCTGCAACAAGGGGTAGCAAACGGTGTAGTGAACGCTTCCGGTGACATCGGCACTTGGGGAAATCAGGCAGACGGGAAACCGTGGACGATTGGAATTGCTGACCCCGACCACGCAGGGCAACCATTTTCCTACCTTAACATCAGTAACATGGCAATTGCCACATCAGGCAATTACGAGAAATATATCATTATCGGGGACAAAAAATATTCGCATACCATCAACCCCAAGACCGGGCTTCCGGTAACAGGTATCAAAAGCGTAACGATAATATGTCCCAATGCGGAAATAGCCGATGCAATGACAACGCCCGTTACGATTATGGGTGTCAGGGCTGGGCTGGATATGGTCAACCAGATAGACAAATTAGCCTGCATTATCATAGACGACAACAATAAAATTTACTCATCCAAAAACATACATTTAAAATGA
- a CDS encoding thioredoxin family protein has translation MKKIIFSTVLLFSLAVANGQTVFQQAQNEAKQTHKLILLSFSGSDWCVPCIKMHKSFFENPEFKKTADSLLVLVNADFPRNKKNQLEANTKKQNEALADKYNRQGAFPFTLLLDENGTPLKTWSGMPDEPVEDWIKEIVTVYDKKYRNE, from the coding sequence ATGAAAAAGATAATTTTTTCCACTGTCCTGCTTTTTTCGCTGGCAGTGGCAAACGGGCAAACCGTTTTTCAGCAAGCTCAAAATGAAGCGAAACAAACCCACAAACTCATTCTGTTGAGTTTTTCGGGTTCCGACTGGTGCGTACCCTGTATCAAGATGCACAAGTCTTTTTTTGAAAACCCGGAGTTCAAAAAGACCGCCGACAGCCTGTTGGTACTGGTAAATGCCGATTTTCCCCGAAACAAGAAAAATCAATTGGAGGCGAACACCAAAAAGCAGAACGAGGCATTAGCAGACAAATACAATCGGCAGGGGGCATTTCCGTTCACACTGCTGCTGGATGAAAACGGAACGCCACTCAAAACGTGGAGTGGTATGCCTGATGAACCTGTTGAGGACTGGATAAAGGAAATCGTTACCGTTTACGACAAAAAATACCGGAATGAATAG